A window of Pseudodesulfovibrio hydrargyri contains these coding sequences:
- a CDS encoding sensor domain-containing diguanylate cyclase: protein MSVKTKLITALTLILLVAFLATSLINYAFTRATVREELLNSSLPLTGKNIYSEVHADMLRPILVSTSMANDAFLKHWIESGESDLGAITRYLADLRDKYGFLTTFFVSAKSDNYYYQEGILKKIGPRDPHDVWYYAFVRKNVEFALDVDTNEAEGGKLTIFVNFRVVDQDGRLLGVAGVGVNIDRVTGLLEKARHDYNREVYLVDQDGLVQVHRDKSRIERYYITKAGGIRDVAPAILVPRDDSRSFQYDWDGEHYLLSTRYIPELKWFLIVEQSESSALASARNNLVRTVIIGLLASILIIVLCSITINHYQGRLEKLAKTDPLTGAANRRALDEAFGQFAYKAVRYGTPFSAVILDLNKFKAINDEYGHLVGDDVLRDVAATTRRIIRPTDILARWGGDEFLILMDGGTGEAGALTERVSRALSDEERGIPITFSHGLAGFREGDTLESMTHRADQAMYRAKAREGRDL from the coding sequence ATGTCCGTCAAGACCAAGCTCATCACCGCCCTGACTCTGATCCTGCTGGTCGCCTTCCTGGCCACCAGCCTGATAAACTACGCCTTCACCCGCGCCACTGTCAGGGAAGAGTTGCTCAACTCCTCCCTGCCCCTGACCGGCAAGAACATCTATTCCGAAGTCCACGCGGACATGCTCCGGCCCATCCTGGTCTCCACCTCCATGGCCAACGACGCCTTTCTCAAGCACTGGATCGAATCCGGGGAAAGCGACCTCGGAGCCATCACCCGCTACCTGGCCGACCTGCGCGACAAGTACGGATTCCTGACCACATTCTTCGTCTCGGCCAAAAGCGACAACTACTATTATCAGGAAGGCATCCTGAAGAAGATCGGCCCGCGCGACCCGCACGACGTGTGGTACTACGCCTTTGTGCGCAAGAACGTGGAGTTCGCCCTGGACGTGGACACCAACGAGGCCGAGGGCGGCAAGCTGACCATCTTCGTCAACTTCCGGGTGGTGGACCAGGACGGCAGACTCCTGGGCGTGGCCGGGGTGGGCGTGAACATCGACCGGGTCACCGGCCTGCTGGAAAAGGCCCGCCACGACTATAACCGCGAGGTCTACCTGGTGGACCAGGACGGGCTGGTCCAGGTTCACCGCGACAAGTCCCGCATCGAACGCTACTATATCACCAAGGCCGGGGGCATCCGCGACGTGGCCCCGGCCATCCTCGTGCCCCGCGACGATTCGCGCAGCTTCCAGTACGACTGGGACGGCGAGCACTACCTTTTGTCCACCCGGTACATCCCGGAACTGAAGTGGTTCCTCATCGTGGAGCAGAGCGAGTCCTCGGCCCTGGCCTCGGCCCGCAACAACCTCGTGCGCACCGTGATCATCGGCCTGCTCGCCTCCATCCTGATCATCGTGCTCTGCTCCATCACCATCAACCACTACCAGGGCCGCCTGGAGAAGCTGGCCAAGACAGACCCGCTCACCGGGGCGGCCAACCGCCGCGCCCTGGACGAGGCCTTCGGGCAGTTCGCCTACAAGGCGGTCCGCTACGGCACGCCGTTCTCGGCGGTCATCCTCGACCTGAACAAGTTCAAGGCCATCAACGACGAATACGGCCACCTGGTAGGAGACGACGTGCTCAGGGACGTGGCCGCCACCACCCGGCGGATCATCCGCCCCACGGACATCCTGGCCCGCTGGGGAGGGGACGAGTTCCTGATCCTCATGGACGGCGGAACCGGAGAGGCCGGGGCCCTGACCGAGCGCGTGTCCCGCGCCCTGTCGGACGAGGAAAGGGGCATCCCGATCACATTCAGCCACGGCCTGGCCGGGTTCCGGGAGGGAGACACCCTGGAGTCCATGACCCACCGGGCGGACCAGGCCATGTACCGGGCCAAGGCCCGCGAAGGCCGGGACCTGTAG
- a CDS encoding flagellar hook-length control protein FliK, whose translation MQNIPGTAAEAASEAARLIKLATSSKGKGANQSAIADAKDDKRTRFADLFNEHTEMVEDELSMTPVTSEQQMLDSAPGIMEDEEEKKTVNAAGTAAPKADPAAEDEEKNLETRMTGEDLDGVRDDLKEYGMSDEEIAAIEDKVNSEEGMTWGQFVSTVAKKIAASRKTEMNDEQKASLAGFFGKLGFTTQESSKLIEQMKKGNFDQVMKQVEAKVAAMPADQQAMFTKDEVEAFVSSMGLSKEFVTRIQELFSTNTLPKEMKQAFTLINQELAGLDKKDQKLVKAVGKAFASIMGDAHKATSAAMQVDQAVDLKPRVAEEKGDADVRDELAQAFRERKDAQSENTVRRQARQSAADKAGIKTDSTVQDQAADKGLDPEAEHDRKWGNFFDKVREDGSQAKDSSAKVKTEATASTTKTALSEQATAGNSTTKAWEKVSAPKVMKQVDQAVLKTLNNGGKQLTLQLTPENLGKLSIVLSVHGKEVSASIRAENADAHKIISDNLHIIKQSLESQGLKVDKLDVQTGLADNQSFHNWFGESEHNLSREREAMIAMRNHMRSMRAQDSGAMAREVQSVGERVITSDQGLHLIA comes from the coding sequence ATGCAAAATATTCCCGGCACCGCCGCAGAAGCAGCTTCCGAAGCCGCCAGACTGATCAAGCTGGCCACCTCGTCCAAGGGCAAGGGCGCCAACCAGTCCGCGATCGCCGACGCCAAGGACGACAAGCGCACCCGGTTCGCCGATCTGTTCAACGAGCACACCGAGATGGTCGAGGACGAACTGTCCATGACCCCGGTGACCAGCGAGCAGCAGATGCTCGACTCCGCCCCCGGCATCATGGAAGACGAAGAAGAGAAAAAGACCGTCAACGCGGCCGGCACCGCGGCCCCCAAGGCGGACCCAGCGGCCGAGGACGAGGAAAAGAACCTCGAAACCCGCATGACCGGCGAGGATCTGGACGGCGTCCGGGACGACCTCAAGGAATACGGCATGTCCGACGAGGAGATCGCGGCCATCGAGGACAAGGTCAATTCCGAGGAGGGCATGACCTGGGGCCAGTTCGTTTCCACCGTGGCCAAGAAGATCGCCGCCTCCAGGAAGACCGAGATGAACGACGAGCAGAAGGCCTCGCTGGCCGGGTTCTTCGGCAAGCTCGGCTTCACCACGCAGGAGAGCTCCAAGCTCATCGAGCAGATGAAGAAGGGCAACTTCGACCAGGTCATGAAGCAGGTCGAGGCCAAGGTGGCGGCCATGCCCGCCGACCAGCAGGCCATGTTCACCAAGGACGAGGTCGAGGCCTTCGTCTCCTCCATGGGGCTGTCCAAGGAATTCGTCACCCGCATCCAGGAACTCTTTTCGACCAACACCCTGCCCAAGGAAATGAAGCAGGCCTTCACCCTGATCAACCAGGAGCTGGCGGGGCTGGACAAGAAGGACCAGAAGCTGGTCAAGGCCGTGGGCAAGGCGTTCGCCTCGATCATGGGCGACGCCCACAAGGCCACCTCGGCGGCCATGCAGGTCGATCAGGCCGTGGACCTCAAGCCGCGCGTGGCCGAGGAAAAGGGCGACGCCGACGTGCGCGACGAGCTGGCCCAGGCCTTCCGCGAGCGCAAGGACGCCCAGTCCGAAAACACGGTCCGCCGCCAGGCCCGGCAGTCCGCCGCCGACAAGGCGGGGATCAAGACCGATTCCACGGTCCAGGACCAGGCCGCGGACAAGGGCCTGGACCCCGAGGCCGAGCACGACCGCAAGTGGGGCAACTTCTTCGACAAGGTCCGCGAGGACGGCTCGCAGGCCAAGGATTCTTCAGCCAAGGTAAAGACCGAGGCAACCGCTTCCACGACCAAGACCGCCCTCTCCGAGCAGGCCACGGCAGGCAACTCCACGACCAAGGCGTGGGAAAAAGTTTCCGCTCCCAAGGTCATGAAGCAGGTCGACCAGGCCGTGCTCAAGACCCTGAACAACGGGGGCAAGCAACTCACTTTGCAGCTCACCCCCGAGAACCTGGGCAAGCTGTCCATCGTCCTCTCGGTGCACGGCAAGGAGGTCAGCGCGAGCATCCGCGCGGAGAACGCCGACGCCCACAAGATCATCTCGGACAACCTTCATATCATTAAGCAATCTTTGGAATCTCAAGGCCTGAAGGTGGACAAGCTGGATGTCCAGACCGGGCTCGCCGACAACCAGAGCTTCCACAACTGGTTCGGAGAAAGCGAGCACAACCTGTCCCGCGAGCGGGAGGCCATGATCGCCATGCGCAATCACATGCGCTCCATGCGCGCCCAGGATTCGGGCGCGATGGCCCGGGAAGTGCAATCCGTCGGAGAACGGGTAATTACTTCCGATCAAGGCTTGCACCTTATCGCCTAA
- the queD gene encoding 6-carboxytetrahydropterin synthase QueD, producing the protein MPGKWKLTIAQEFSASHQLRNYCGKCENMHGHNFGVEVVVEGDTLDPEVQYLVDFKTLKGMTKSVLERLDHTHLNEVECFKEINPSSENLAMFIYRNLKAGMPENVSLVEVSVSENNTSKATYWEE; encoded by the coding sequence ATGCCCGGCAAGTGGAAACTGACCATCGCCCAGGAATTTTCGGCCTCGCACCAGTTGCGCAACTATTGCGGCAAGTGCGAGAACATGCACGGCCACAACTTCGGCGTGGAGGTGGTGGTCGAGGGCGACACTCTGGACCCCGAGGTCCAGTACCTGGTGGATTTCAAGACGCTCAAGGGGATGACCAAGAGTGTGCTGGAAAGGCTCGACCACACCCACCTGAACGAGGTGGAGTGCTTCAAGGAGATCAACCCCTCCTCCGAGAACCTGGCCATGTTCATCTACCGCAACCTCAAGGCGGGCATGCCGGAGAACGTCTCCCTGGTGGAGGTCTCGGTCTCGGAGAACAACACGTCCAAGGCCACCTACTGGGAAGAATGA
- a CDS encoding CgeB family protein, translating to MQASPTSWPRFRGAAPRILLLTSQYFLIGELAAACERLGVEHLLLDFGAKEMDLDEFVAAMTEAFETFRPDFVLTVNHLGVDREGVLASLLNKYDLPLASWFVDNPHLILGVYKHLFEPRAALFTWDLDTVAPLSDMGFEHVFYLPLGADPTRLVPHRAEPVKEWRAPISFVGNSMLTKTLMRARAANPSEHLFRAAMEVAKAFARSDAQQAGLFMAEHFPEVRAAYKGFGDPGRELAFETFVTWQATLLYRLDCVARILPFSPLIVGDTGWQELLSAQSGWRYHPELSYYDDLPDFYPLSEINFNCTSQQMKGAVNQRVFDVPCCNAFLLTDRRRQMEDLFEPGTEIVCYASPDDIPELVGRYLADPAARARVAAAARKRVLAEHTYDHRMTLLMETMRKTFG from the coding sequence ATGCAAGCATCCCCGACCAGTTGGCCCAGATTCCGGGGCGCGGCCCCGCGCATCCTGCTGCTCACCAGCCAGTATTTCCTCATCGGCGAGCTTGCGGCCGCCTGCGAACGCCTGGGCGTGGAGCACCTGCTCCTGGACTTCGGGGCAAAGGAAATGGACCTCGACGAGTTCGTGGCCGCCATGACCGAGGCATTCGAGACCTTCCGCCCGGACTTCGTCCTGACCGTGAACCACCTGGGCGTGGACCGCGAGGGCGTCCTCGCTTCCCTGCTGAACAAATACGACCTGCCCCTGGCCTCCTGGTTCGTGGACAACCCGCATCTCATCCTCGGGGTGTACAAGCACCTTTTCGAACCACGCGCCGCCCTGTTCACCTGGGACCTGGACACCGTCGCCCCGCTCTCGGACATGGGTTTCGAGCACGTCTTTTACCTGCCCCTGGGCGCGGACCCGACCCGGCTCGTGCCCCACCGCGCCGAGCCCGTCAAGGAGTGGCGCGCGCCCATCTCATTCGTGGGCAACTCCATGCTGACCAAGACCCTGATGCGCGCCCGGGCGGCCAACCCTTCCGAACACCTCTTCCGGGCGGCCATGGAGGTGGCCAAGGCGTTCGCGCGATCCGACGCGCAGCAGGCCGGGCTGTTCATGGCCGAGCATTTCCCCGAGGTCCGCGCCGCGTACAAGGGATTCGGCGACCCCGGGCGCGAACTGGCCTTCGAGACCTTCGTCACCTGGCAGGCCACCCTGCTCTACCGCCTGGACTGCGTGGCCCGCATCCTGCCGTTTTCCCCGCTCATCGTGGGCGACACAGGCTGGCAGGAACTGCTCTCCGCGCAGTCGGGCTGGCGCTACCACCCGGAACTGTCCTATTACGACGACCTGCCCGACTTCTATCCCTTGAGCGAGATCAACTTCAACTGCACCAGCCAGCAGATGAAGGGCGCGGTCAACCAGCGGGTCTTCGACGTGCCCTGCTGCAACGCCTTCCTGCTCACGGACCGCCGCCGCCAGATGGAGGACCTGTTCGAGCCCGGGACCGAGATCGTCTGCTACGCGAGCCCGGACGACATTCCCGAGCTGGTCGGGCGCTATCTGGCCGATCCGGCGGCCCGCGCCCGGGTGGCCGCCGCGGCGCGCAAACGGGTCCTGGCCGAGCACACCTACGACCACCGCATGACCCTGCTCATGGAGACCATGCGCAAGACCTTCGGGTAG
- the dtd gene encoding D-aminoacyl-tRNA deacylase — translation MRVVIQRVSDARVLVNDGVVGEIDTGLLVLVGFGAADKADFPETPAWRKMLDKLFNLRIFPDDDGKLNLSLTDIRGDLMLVSQFTLYADCRKGRRPSFTDACHPYVAESLFERFTEDARKLAPAGFATGRFGAEMHLDFTNWGPVTIILDSDEL, via the coding sequence GTGCGCGTGGTCATCCAGCGGGTTTCCGACGCCCGCGTCCTGGTCAACGACGGTGTGGTCGGCGAGATCGACACCGGCCTGCTCGTGCTCGTGGGCTTCGGCGCGGCGGACAAGGCGGACTTCCCCGAGACCCCGGCCTGGCGCAAGATGCTCGACAAGCTCTTCAACCTGCGCATTTTCCCGGACGACGACGGCAAGCTGAACCTGTCGCTTACGGACATCAGGGGCGACCTGATGCTCGTCTCCCAGTTCACGCTCTACGCGGACTGCAGGAAGGGACGGCGGCCCTCGTTCACCGACGCCTGCCACCCCTACGTGGCCGAATCCCTGTTCGAGCGGTTCACGGAGGACGCCCGCAAGCTCGCCCCGGCCGGTTTCGCCACGGGCCGCTTCGGGGCCGAGATGCACCTGGACTTCACCAACTGGGGACCGGTGACCATCATCCTCGATTCCGACGAGCTCTAA
- a CDS encoding glycosyltransferase family 9 protein produces MPDKPILILQMQRMGDLILSFPLMLWLARRHPGHPIFVAAEQNFYEPLMRLSPAATYFPWSGIAHLEKHDYELVLNLSIQEKAAALAGRVRAETKLGPVQSEDGTRRVHGDWQLYRTSLVRNNLYNRFHWGELNGLDAVPFTDIAATRFSLPRTLPGSNKVGLFLGASDAAKRPTAAFWAGLVDELHGRGLRSVLFGGPAEKDLGAEVARLAKGPALNLCGALGLDEFGAVGQTLGLFITPDTGPMHLAAWTGLKCLNLSMGNVNPWETGPISPGHYVLRADLPCARGCWQCTQDSLLCHEPFKPGRVAGLAKRLAGGADSDRLARLDLPGLTLFETGRSELGLYHLHRLDQVAPDAERLASRFWQALFGGLFGLWEDRAAAEAWAGLAQGAPGAAESLLAHIPEMGRQFKHGLRSGTVLDPSFWADSPAMARPFTGFAHMYLENKDYSRQAWAHVLALLERLVSASA; encoded by the coding sequence ATGCCCGACAAGCCCATCCTCATACTCCAGATGCAGCGCATGGGGGACCTGATCCTCTCCTTCCCGCTGATGCTCTGGCTGGCCCGCCGCCACCCCGGCCACCCCATCTTCGTGGCCGCGGAACAAAATTTCTACGAGCCGCTCATGCGTCTCTCCCCGGCGGCCACCTATTTCCCGTGGTCCGGGATCGCCCACCTGGAAAAGCACGACTACGAGCTGGTCCTTAACCTGTCCATCCAGGAGAAGGCCGCCGCGCTCGCGGGCAGAGTCAGGGCCGAGACCAAGCTCGGGCCGGTCCAGTCCGAGGACGGCACCCGGCGGGTGCACGGCGACTGGCAGCTCTACCGGACCTCTTTAGTGCGCAACAACCTGTACAACCGCTTCCACTGGGGGGAGCTGAACGGCCTGGACGCCGTGCCGTTTACGGACATCGCGGCCACCCGGTTCTCCCTGCCCCGGACCCTGCCCGGCTCCAACAAGGTGGGGTTGTTCCTCGGAGCAAGCGACGCGGCCAAGCGCCCGACCGCCGCGTTCTGGGCCGGGCTGGTGGACGAACTCCATGGGCGCGGCCTGCGTTCGGTGCTTTTCGGCGGCCCGGCGGAAAAGGATCTCGGGGCCGAGGTGGCCAGACTGGCCAAGGGACCGGCCCTGAACCTGTGCGGCGCACTGGGCCTGGACGAATTCGGGGCCGTGGGCCAGACGCTGGGGTTGTTCATCACCCCGGACACCGGGCCCATGCACCTGGCCGCCTGGACCGGGCTCAAATGCCTGAACCTGTCCATGGGCAACGTCAACCCGTGGGAGACCGGACCCATATCCCCGGGCCACTACGTGCTTCGGGCCGACCTGCCCTGCGCCAGGGGATGCTGGCAGTGCACCCAGGACTCCCTGCTCTGCCACGAGCCGTTCAAGCCGGGCCGGGTGGCCGGGCTGGCCAAACGGCTGGCCGGCGGCGCGGACAGCGACCGGCTGGCCCGCCTGGACCTGCCCGGACTGACCCTGTTCGAGACCGGCCGGTCCGAACTCGGCCTATATCATTTACATAGGCTCGACCAAGTCGCGCCCGACGCCGAGCGACTCGCCTCGCGCTTCTGGCAGGCCCTGTTCGGCGGACTCTTCGGGCTGTGGGAGGACCGCGCGGCCGCCGAAGCATGGGCCGGGCTCGCCCAGGGCGCGCCCGGCGCGGCCGAAAGCCTGCTCGCCCACATCCCGGAGATGGGCCGTCAGTTCAAGCACGGCCTGCGCTCCGGCACGGTCCTGGACCCGTCCTTCTGGGCCGACAGCCCGGCCATGGCCCGGCCGTTCACCGGTTTTGCCCACATGTACCTGGAAAACAAGGATTACTCTCGTCAGGCCTGGGCCCACGTCCTGGCCCTGCTGGAGCGCCTGGTAAGCGCTTCCGCCTAG
- a CDS encoding PEP-CTERM sorting domain-containing protein codes for MKRYILPLILIVGIFIAARPERAEALILPDLDTAVDTGLARQYGDFYSYSLPILNYVASGFTDTVFNSGDPYYVDSAPGQLADNIVIMTGTTADAVNTAGFENAYDVPNNFTPYSTVTYADPAVNNGIYADSGTSWEANISALVAYLDGSLPVFYFNNNETGSGQDLYITASLSIWNDSTSTVYGTYDLVDPSTPDNYVLSGGDVEFDGEVFAHNLGAKKAAYAVLIPELNDFLDDWTGLGDSQYDMLSLEISMYGLDNGYEQAFIGRGEYAAGTVPEPATWLLLGLGLLGLPLARRLRRR; via the coding sequence ATGAAGAGATATATATTGCCCCTCATTCTTATCGTCGGCATATTCATCGCCGCCCGGCCCGAACGGGCCGAGGCCTTGATCCTGCCCGACCTGGACACGGCCGTGGACACCGGACTGGCCCGCCAGTACGGCGACTTCTATTCCTATTCGCTGCCCATACTCAACTACGTGGCCTCCGGGTTCACCGACACGGTATTCAACTCGGGCGACCCGTATTACGTGGATTCCGCTCCCGGCCAGCTTGCGGACAACATCGTCATCATGACGGGCACCACGGCGGATGCCGTCAACACGGCGGGGTTTGAAAACGCCTACGACGTACCGAACAACTTCACCCCCTACTCCACAGTGACTTACGCCGATCCCGCGGTGAACAACGGCATCTACGCCGATTCCGGCACCTCGTGGGAGGCGAACATCTCCGCACTCGTGGCCTACCTGGACGGCAGCCTGCCCGTCTTCTACTTCAACAACAACGAGACCGGGAGCGGCCAGGATCTCTACATCACCGCGTCACTCTCCATCTGGAACGATTCGACCTCGACCGTCTACGGCACCTACGACCTCGTCGATCCCTCCACTCCGGACAATTACGTGCTCTCCGGAGGCGACGTCGAGTTCGACGGCGAAGTCTTCGCGCACAATCTCGGGGCCAAGAAGGCGGCCTACGCCGTCCTCATTCCCGAGCTCAACGACTTCCTGGACGACTGGACCGGCCTCGGCGACAGCCAATACGACATGCTCTCCCTGGAGATCAGCATGTACGGCCTGGACAACGGCTACGAACAGGCGTTCATCGGCCGGGGCGAATACGCGGCCGGGACCGTGCCCGAACCGGCCACATGGCTGCTGCTGGGCCTCGGCCTGCTCGGCCTGCCCCTGGCCCGGCGGTTGCGCCGCCGCTAG
- a CDS encoding nucleotide pyrophosphohydrolase, with protein sequence MDSLEELNERHRRFVNDRNWQKHQTPKNLVMALTGEVGELVELFQWLTPEESREISGKRKQAVAEEMADVLIYLVRLADETGIDLVAAAHEKCEINERKYPAEAFQGNGMRPHEYKESR encoded by the coding sequence ATGGATTCCCTTGAAGAACTCAACGAGCGGCACCGCAGATTCGTCAACGACCGCAACTGGCAGAAGCACCAGACGCCCAAGAACCTGGTCATGGCCCTGACCGGCGAGGTCGGGGAGCTGGTCGAGCTGTTCCAGTGGCTGACCCCGGAGGAGAGCCGGGAGATCTCGGGCAAGCGCAAACAGGCCGTGGCCGAGGAGATGGCCGATGTGCTCATCTACCTGGTCCGGCTGGCCGACGAGACGGGCATCGACCTGGTTGCGGCCGCCCACGAAAAATGCGAGATCAACGAGAGAAAGTATCCGGCCGAGGCGTTCCAGGGGAACGGCATGCGGCCGCACGAATACAAGGAGTCCAGATAA